One genomic window of Arachis hypogaea cultivar Tifrunner chromosome 8, arahy.Tifrunner.gnm2.J5K5, whole genome shotgun sequence includes the following:
- the LOC112705331 gene encoding uncharacterized protein translates to MKAILGAQGVWEMVEKGYVEPENVNKLTEAQKEELENKRKKDQCALTIIYQDLDDDMFEKIADITNAKKVWNTLQNFVIRVEKVKKVRLQTLRAEFESLMMKETESISNYFTKVLTVVHQMKRLEEKLEDVRVVEKIFHSLNSKFYHVVVAIDESKDLDTMSIDHLNGSLRAHEERMDKGKQEHVEHVL, encoded by the coding sequence ATGAAAGCAATTCTCGGTGCTCAAGGAGTATGGGAGATGGTTGAGAAAGGCTATGTAGAACCAGAGAATGTGAACAAGCTAACAGAAGCTCAGAAGGaagaattagaaaataaaagaaagaaagatcaatgTGCACTTACTATCATTTATCAAGACTTGGATGATGATATGTTTGAGAAGATTGCTGATATAACCAATGCAAAGAAAGTTTGGAATACTCTTCAAAATTTTGTCATAAGAGTTGAAAAGGTGAAGAAGGTTCGTCTTCAAACTCTAAGGGCTGAGTTTGAGTCTCTAATGATGAAAGAAACTGAATCCATTTCAAATTATTTCACCAAAGTTTTGACGGTAGTGCACCAAATGAAAAGgcttgaagaaaaattagaagatgtTCGTGTTGTTGAAAAAATCTTTCATTCTCTCAACTCAAAATTTTACCATGTGGTGGTAGCTATTGATGAGTCCAAAGATTTGGATACGATGTCCATTGATCATTTGAATGGTTCCTTACGGGCCCATGAAGAAAGAATGGATAAAGGCAAGCAAGAACATGTGGAGCATGTTTTATAG